DNA from Brassica napus cultivar Da-Ae chromosome C4, Da-Ae, whole genome shotgun sequence:
CTCTTATCAGCAGACCTAGCTTTGAGAACATTGCTAAAAAGGTTTaaactttctttctttcccttTTCTTAATTTCACTGCTGCAATGTAACTTTTTCACACACCATCTCATGTGCTTGTGGttcatttttcttttgcagTGGGTCCCCGAGCTGCGACATTATGCTCCTAACGTGCCTATTGTTCTAGTGGGAACTAAATTAGGTTGAAGAAATCACTATCTTGAGGAATGTAGTAACATTGGTAAGTGTAAGAGAGATCTAATGTGTGTTCTTGCAGATCTAAGGGAAGATAAGAAGTTCCCAATGAACTATCCTGGTGCTTGCACAATCTCAACAGAACAAGTATGTTTCCTTACTATTTTATAATCAGAAACATGTATTAAGAATCAAGcattttataacattaaaaagatTGTTTTCTTTATAGGGTCAAGAGCTAAGAAAAGAGATAGGAGCATTAGCGTATATAGAGTGCAGCTCAAAAACACAACAGGTACTAAAACCATTAACGCCTTGAGTTAATTTCTACGCTTGCTCAAATTTAATCTTCTAAAGATAAGAGTGTTGATGACGCTATGATGATGATCTTACAGAACGTGAAAGCGGTGTTTGATGCAGCGATAAAAGTAGTTTTACAGCCTCCTacaaaaatcaagaaacaaaagagaatatTTGGCTTCTGCCATGCTCTCTGATCTCAAGATTCTCTGGCTACTTTTAAAATCTCTGGCTTGCTCTTTTTATGTATAAATCTTTATAGTGTTGCTATGAACGATTGTTAGTGTGATTTTGTTATCTTCGTTATGAGAGTAATTTGATCTTATAGTAGAGTGTGTGTTGTAATAATAAGCCAACTCTCGtctatgtaaaaaaaaagatgtacaTAAACCAATGTATTAAAAATAGGTCTAGTCAGGCCTAAGCCTAGTTATCTAAACTAGTCTAAAACTTTTAAATCagacaataatattaaagaaattcattgatttttataattcatcaaaataattttaaattaaacctaaaagtaaaatatctaatatatataataaattaatagttCATTAACAATTCGTTCTACCTAAATCTTAAATAATCCACTTCATCGCTAGTTATGTAGAAACGTATTGCTACAGACATCCACATAAACAATGCTTCTCTTCAAGTcagaaaatcaaaataaaccGGATATTAACCGATCAGACCTAAACCGGAGAACAAGATAGGAAACAAACGGTATTAACTAACCTATACCGAATGAAAACCGGATATTAGGCCTCGGTGATATAAAAGCCGATCGAATTAGGTTGAGATTGGTCTCATTGgctcagaaacaaaaaaaaaaaaaaacaacacaagAGGAAAGCTATGCCACCGAGGGTTGTcaagagaggaggaggaggcgccGCGAGAAGAGGCGGTAGGGTCACGAGATCGGCTGTCAAGGCGCAGAATCCGCCAATTGAATCCGCCGATGACGAATCCGTCAACATCGGGGAGACGTCCGTCTCCGATGCTGCTGTGGACGCGAAGGAGGAGACaccggaggaggaggtggatAAATCTATCGAGGAAGATAATCAATTAGACGAGTCGAAGCAGCAATCTGATTCGTTGGATGATCTTGAAGCTGCAGCGAATCCAAACGACGTCGTTCCGCCTCAAAGTAAGatgtttttcattgtttttaacGGATCTAATCTTCGATTTGTGACTTGTTGACCGTAGAatgatttagattttagggCTAACTGTTCTAACTTATATGGAGGCCGGGCGGTCCTCTGCAAAAGCCTAATGAAACATTCGCCTATAGCTCtcgaatatttttgaaaaaaaattatattaaaaactgTTGTTTTAGGTTTTGTTAACTTTAGGAATAGTGTAGATGTTTTACTAGCTTTTAACTCGCAGAGGAGACTGTGGATGATTTGGGGAAAGATGAAAGATTGGATTTAGACGACAATGATCCTGAGTATGACGCTGATGAGTACGGCGGGGAGGAGGAGTTTGAGGAGAGGGAGGAGGAGGATCATGAGTTGGTTaatcaggaggaggaggaggagtttGAGGCCGAGGTAGAAAGCGAGGAGATTGGGGATCTTCACGAGAGTGAAGGCGATGTTGAAGAAGCCAAGCTTGGAGAAGCTGGCCATGTGGaagtagaagaggaagatgacATTCTCAACGATAGGCGTAAGCGTAAGGAGTTTGAGATCTTTGTTGGGAGCTTGGACAAGGGAGCTACGGAGGAGGATTTGAAGAAAGTGTTTGGTCACGTGGGGGAGGTGACTGAGGTTAGGATTGTGAAGAATCCGCAGACGAATAAGAGCAAGGGGTATGCTTTCCTGCGTTTTGCTACTGTGGAACAGGCGAAACGGGCTGTTAAAGAGCTTAAAAGCCCAATGGTAAATCCGTCTACAACTTTAGTATTTGATGGAGAGATTGTGCTAGCTTTTACATTGTGTGTATACATTGGGACTGCAGATCAATGGTAAAAAGTGTGGTGTAACTGCAAGCCAAGATAATGATACTCTCTTCATTGCTAACATATGCAAGACATGGACCTCAGAAGCTGTAAGTGTCCAATAGATATGTCCACAATTAAAACCCCCAACTCCACAGTTCGTGGTGATTTTTGACCGTTGGGTCTTTGCTGTGTGTTTCAGTTGAGGGAGAAGCTGAAACACTATGACGTTGAGAGTATGGATGAGATTGCTTTGGTAGAGGACAGCAACAATGCCAACATGAACCGAGGGTATGCGTTTTTGGACTTCGCATCTCGCTCGGATGCCATGGATGCTCACAAACGCCTTATAAGGAAGGAAGTGGTGTTTGGACTTGAAAAGCCTGCGAAGGTTTCTTTTGCAGATTCCTTCTTGGATCCGGAAGATGAGATGATGGCGCAGGTACTCACAATGCAGGATCATTTATTTGTTGCATGCAAACTTTCATCCTGCCATTGTCTTCTTTTGAGCGTTGGAGGAGTTTATAAGGGCTGACATGGATGCCACCTATTTCACTTaatagatttttcttttatgtCTCTGGATGGTAGCTTAGAATACTTTCTAACGACATTATTGATTGTTAGTGATTCTGTTATATCTTCTGGTCATAGTACTTtagtttgattaatattttggtGGTGCAGGTTAAGACTATCTTCATTGATGGTCTGTCAACTTCATGGAGCGAAGAGCATGTTAGAGACCTGTTGAAAAGATTTGGCAAACTTGAGAAAATTGAGCTTGCACGCAATATGCCATCAGCCAGGAGGAAAGATTTTGGCTTTGTAACTTTTGATACTCACGAGGCTGCTGTGACTTGTGCCAAATCTATCAACAACTCAGAGCTAGGCGAAGGAGAGGACAAGGTATGGCTTATTCTTATTCACGCAAGTATATTCTTGATTTCTAATTCCTCTCTTTGTTCCAGGCAAAAGTGAGGGCACGCTTATCCAGACCACTTCATGGAGCAGGCAAAGGCAGACAGCCCAGTCGCTCAGACCACCGGTCTAGTAGGCATGGGAGTAGACGATCTGGAAGGAGTTCACTGGCTCGTCTGCCACCTCGTAGCTCTAGAGGCGTTGGACCTCGGGCCCCACCTCCTAGTAGTGCAAAGAGAGCTAATGGATCAAGAGGAAGACGTCCACGACCGCCTCTACCTCCACCTGCAAGAGCTAGGCCCTCTAGGCCCTTGCCACCACCTGCAAGATCCAGGCCCTTACCGCCACCTTCAAGAGCCAGGCCCTTGCCACTACCTGCTAGGTCTTATGACAGAAGACCTCCAGGTACCACTAGGACTTGTTGTTTTCTCCATGTtcagttatcttttttttcttcttgagcCTCAGtgtatttgaaattttgattttgcagttCCTCCGTATCCAAAGGCTAGCCTGAAGAGGGACTATGGTCGGCGTGAAGATCTTCTTCCTCCAAGAAGCAGACCAGCTGTGAGCTATAGTAGCTCCAGGCTTTCTCCTGAGAGGCATTTGTCTTACAGAGATGATTATGCACCTCGTGGGTCTGTTGGTTATTCAGATATTCCTAGAGATTCTTCTCGCTTAGAAATGAGGAGGCCGTACGGGGATGACCTTTACAGTCCGAGGTTTGAAAGACCTCCTCCAAGTTACAGTGAAGGGAGATCTCGTGCTTATGATGAACCTCTTCCTGGATCAAAACGACCATATGCTGCATTGGTCTGATTTATTGCTTCCTCTGACCATTTTGTTCTATAATCAAACTATATGATTGTTTTCTTAACAAGTGTTTATATCATTCAGGATGACATTCCTCCCCGTTATGCCGACGTCGATGCTCGTCATTCAAGAGCTCGTCTGGACTATGATCTTGGCCCATCTCAATATGGGGAATCGTTTGGGGACCGGTATGTTCTCGTTCTATGGATATATCTCTGTCTGCAACTTCTTTGTGAAATATGTATGTCTTAGTTTCTTACTTGCATGTTTATTTTAGGATTCCTAGATCTAGTTTAGGATATGGAAGCAGCCGAAATGCAATGACAAGTCATGACTCGCGTGGTCCATATAGCAGCAGTCGTCAGGGAATGGATTATGGAGGAGGTTTGTTTGATAACTCTCTGTCTGTTGTGGCTTAACATACAGCAATACTGCGTCGAGATGCAAACACTTACATGGCTATGTTGCTTTACTTCAGGTTCGTATAGTAGCAGCGATGTAGGAGGAATGTACTCATCAAGCTATGGTAGTGAACCACCCAGAAGAGATGTAAGTTCAAGCTATGGTAGTGACATACCCCCCAGAAGAGATGTAAGTGGCTTCAGAAACATTCTCGTTTTCTCCTTTTTTGTTGGAAAGTTGAGTTGAGAGTAACTTTTTATTGTTGGAATTACAGGGAGGAGGTAGCTCGTATTCTTCAGTATACTCAAGTCGTGGACTGGGTGGTACTAGTTACtcaggtggtggtggtggtccaGGATCATACTACTGAAAGTGAGTTAGTGGTAATCTTTTGGTTCCTTCTTCATAACAAGTTTTAGGTTGTCTCTTGTGGTGCATTGTTTTGTTACTTGGAATGCCATCTAAGCAATGTGATTATGGAACAAATGGATTTACCAAGTGATAAAATTTGTAAATGGAACAGGTTTCGCCAGGAAGGAGGTTTGACCTATGCAAAGTTATGCAGGAGATAAGCAATTTGGTTGCAGGGCTATAAACCTGGGGGAGACTGTTGGAATAGAGAGTAGTAATAATGGATAATGAATTGGCTTCTTGTTTTAAGTGGCTTGCATCTTCAACTGCATTTGTATTTGAATCTGTTTTAGATGGTGTGACAAGCTTCAGTTATAtaaacatgttttttgttttttatatatagtaaaactcTATTTGagatttatcattttttatttattaataaagttatctttttataatttttataagctTACTTCTACccaataaatatatagtaaattataatattttatttatttattaactttttatcaattatttataaacatatttcGTACCGATCAAAATggattaaattataatttaatcaGTAAATACAACAATTTACAGAATGAAAATGATTGAAAATGATTGAAGgcaacaaaattaattaattgtggAAGCTCCCCAAGTTCAGTGGTTTGACTAAAGATTCATTAATGCTTTTACATCGGGAAGTCTGGGGTAAAATGCATAATCGCAAATTATGCAGATTATGgagaaaaaaattacaagagGTATTTAACATGGTGCAAGGACGTATCATCGAACATGAATCTCATAGGGCGGCTCAGAGTTATGCAGTCAGACGTGCATTCTCATATTCTCATATGATagtagaattgtcggctgtaaaatcgtctatgtaatattttccatcattgtaatagcataattaatcagacgttaaaaaaattaattaatatttatttaagttgAAAATATAATACAGTTTATTCTTTAAAGGACACTAAATATGatattaagaaatatatatacgtgtataaatttctttaaatttttataatttatttggatataatatattttaaattgtttaattCAGGATCGAAAAGGTTATTAGTTTATTAACTTATGTAAATGTAAATGTATCTCtctttttgaataatttatagAGATGTGTTTGGAACCTTGTCAATGAAGGACCGTAATTTTagctgtaagttttttttttttgcaatgttTTTTTAGCTGTAGTTGTATTGCTCCCATCAGTTACAGATGCTCTTCGATTCAGCTTATTAGTTTTGGCTATCTATGTGATAAGAGAAGACAATGAAGATGGTTCTTACTCCATTCATGTCACTTTCAAGTTTTATCACACAACAATTTCTCCACTGCATATTCATCTGAAAAGCCTAAAAGGTGGATACTTTATACACTTATTAATAATACAACAACATAAATTAACATTACTCCGCTGAAGACACTCTTCTtgctttcttcatcttctcctccTCCAAATTCTCCGACATGGTTCTAGCAAATGCCTCCAGAATCCGTTGCTGCGACTCCAACACCATCTTCGTCCTCTTCATCTCCATGTCCATCCTCATCCCTTCTATCTCTCTcgtcatctccatcttcttctcctctgtCCTCAACATCGCATCTCCAAGTAGCTTTATCGCACTCGCAATTGAATCATCACACATCATCATCACCTCACTCCCTCGTTTCCCTCCTCTGTTGTCATCATCTCCTCCGACAACCCTAGCTCCGTAACTGGATCCTGTCGGGACA
Protein-coding regions in this window:
- the LOC106395834 gene encoding rac-like GTP-binding protein ARAC9, whose amino-acid sequence is MSASVAAASVSTTTTTTAATTFIKCVTVGDGAVGKTCLLISYTSNTFPTDYVPTVFDNFSANVLVDGKTVNLGLWDTAGQEDYNRLRPLSYRGADVFILAFSLISRPSFENIAKKWVPELRHYAPNVPIVLVGTKLDLREDKKFPMNYPGACTISTEQGQELRKEIGALAYIECSSKTQQNVKAVFDAAIKVVLQPPTKIKKQKRIFGFCHAL
- the LOC106395828 gene encoding nucleolin-like isoform X3 — its product is MPPRVVKRGGGGAARRGGRVTRSAVKAQNPPIESADDESVNIGETSVDKSIEEDNQLDESKQQSDSLDDLEAAANPNDVVPPQKETVDDLGKDERLDLDDNDPEYDADEYGGEEEFEEREEEDHELVNQEEEEEFEAEVESEEIGDLHESEGDVEEAKLGEAGHVEVEEEDDILNDRRKRKEFEIFVGSLDKGATEEDLKKVFGHVGEVTEVRIVKNPQTNKSKGYAFLRFATVEQAKRAVKELKSPMINGKKCGVTASQDNDTLFIANICKTWTSEALREKLKHYDVESMDEIALVEDSNNANMNRGYAFLDFASRSDAMDAHKRLIRKEVVFGLEKPAKVSFADSFLDPEDEMMAQVKTIFIDGLSTSWSEEHVRDLLKRFGKLEKIELARNMPSARRKDFGFVTFDTHEAAVTCAKSINNSELGEGEDKAKVRARLSRPLHGAGKGRQPSRSDHRSSRHGSRRSGRSSLARLPPRSSRGVGPRAPPPSSAKRANGSRGRRPRPPLPPPARARPSRPLPPPARSRPLPPPSRARPLPLPARSYDRRPPVPPYPKASLKRDYGRREDLLPPRSRPAVSYSSSRLSPERHLSYRDDYAPRGSVGYSDIPRDSSRLEMRRPYGDDLYSPRFERPPPSYSEGRSRAYDEPLPGSKRPYAALDDIPPRYADVDARHSRARLDYDLGPSQYGESFGDRIPRSSLGYGSSRNAMTSHDSRGPYSSSRQGMDYGGGSYSSSDVGGMYSSSYGSEPPRRDVSSSYGSDIPPRRDGGGSSYSSVYSSRGLGGTSYSGGGGGPGSYY
- the LOC106395828 gene encoding nucleolin-like isoform X2; this encodes MPPRVVKRGGGGAARRGGRVTRSAVKAQNPPIESADDESVNIGETSVSDAAVDAKEETPEEEVDKSIEEDNQLDESKQQSDSLDDLEAAANPNDVVPPQKETVDDLGKDERLDLDDNDPEYDADEYGGEEEFEEREEEDHELVNQEEEEEFEAEVESEEIGDLHESEGDVEEAKLGEAGHVEVEEEDDILNDRRKRKEFEIFVGSLDKGATEEDLKKVFGHVGEVTEVRIVKNPQTNKSKGYAFLRFATVEQAKRAVKELKSPMINGKKCGVTASQDNDTLFIANICKTWTSEALREKLKHYDVESMDEIALVEDSNNANMNRGYAFLDFASRSDAMDAHKRLIRKEVVFGLEKPAKVSFADSFLDPEDEMMAQVKTIFIDGLSTSWSEEHVRDLLKRFGKLEKIELARNMPSARRKDFGFVTFDTHEAAVTCAKSINNSELGEGEDKAKVRARLSRPLHGAGKGRQPSRSDHRSSRHGSRRSGRSSLARLPPRSSRGVGPRAPPPSSAKRANGSRGRRPRPPLPPPARARPSRPLPPPARSRPLPPPSRARPLPLPARSYDRRPPVPPYPKASLKRDYGRREDLLPPRSRPAVSYSSSRLSPERHLSYRDDYAPRGSVGYSDIPRDSSRLEMRRPYGDDLYSPRFERPPPSYSEGRSRAYDEPLPGSKRPYAALDDIPPRYADVDARHSRARLDYDLGPSQYGESFGDRIPRSSLGYGSSRNAMTSHDSRGPYSSSRQGMDYGGGSYSSSDVGGMYSSSYGSEPPRRDGGGSSYSSVYSSRGLGGTSYSGGGGGPGSYY
- the LOC106395828 gene encoding nucleolin-like isoform X1, which produces MPPRVVKRGGGGAARRGGRVTRSAVKAQNPPIESADDESVNIGETSVSDAAVDAKEETPEEEVDKSIEEDNQLDESKQQSDSLDDLEAAANPNDVVPPQKETVDDLGKDERLDLDDNDPEYDADEYGGEEEFEEREEEDHELVNQEEEEEFEAEVESEEIGDLHESEGDVEEAKLGEAGHVEVEEEDDILNDRRKRKEFEIFVGSLDKGATEEDLKKVFGHVGEVTEVRIVKNPQTNKSKGYAFLRFATVEQAKRAVKELKSPMINGKKCGVTASQDNDTLFIANICKTWTSEALREKLKHYDVESMDEIALVEDSNNANMNRGYAFLDFASRSDAMDAHKRLIRKEVVFGLEKPAKVSFADSFLDPEDEMMAQVKTIFIDGLSTSWSEEHVRDLLKRFGKLEKIELARNMPSARRKDFGFVTFDTHEAAVTCAKSINNSELGEGEDKAKVRARLSRPLHGAGKGRQPSRSDHRSSRHGSRRSGRSSLARLPPRSSRGVGPRAPPPSSAKRANGSRGRRPRPPLPPPARARPSRPLPPPARSRPLPPPSRARPLPLPARSYDRRPPVPPYPKASLKRDYGRREDLLPPRSRPAVSYSSSRLSPERHLSYRDDYAPRGSVGYSDIPRDSSRLEMRRPYGDDLYSPRFERPPPSYSEGRSRAYDEPLPGSKRPYAALDDIPPRYADVDARHSRARLDYDLGPSQYGESFGDRIPRSSLGYGSSRNAMTSHDSRGPYSSSRQGMDYGGGSYSSSDVGGMYSSSYGSEPPRRDVSSSYGSDIPPRRDGGGSSYSSVYSSRGLGGTSYSGGGGGPGSYY